The following proteins are co-located in the Zonotrichia albicollis isolate bZonAlb1 chromosome 1, bZonAlb1.hap1, whole genome shotgun sequence genome:
- the PAXIP1 gene encoding PAX-interacting protein 1 isoform X1, with the protein MLADDEEELKVPEEMFKDVKFFVVGDIDPKVIQLLKAGKAKEVSYNALASHIISEDGDNPEVGESREVFDLPVVKPSWVILSVRCGALLPVNGFSPESCQIFFGVTACLSQVSSEDRSTLWALITFYGGNCQLSLNKKCTHLIVPEPKGEKYECAYKRNSIKIVTPDWVLDSIADKSKKEETPYHPRLIIYEEEEEEEEEEEEEAENEEQDSQNEASTDEKLSSPASSREGSPLGDQAFSPKSTTADKAKGELMFDDSSDSSPEKQERNLNWTPAEVPQASAAKRRLPQGKDSGLINLCANVPPVPGNILPPDMRGNLMASVQGAQSSDRQEMMATWSPAVRTLRNITNSADIQQINRPSNVAHILQSLSAPTKSLEQQVNHSQQGHPNVVLFSQVKLTPETHLLQQSHQAQQQQHHPLLHLQPQQLMQLQQQQQPQISQQPFQQQQPHQFPQQQQQQQVHQQHQFSQQQLQFPQQPLHAQQQLHRPPQQLQFQQQHVLQQQLQQLQQQQQQLQQLQQQNLQQQQLQQQQLQHQQQQLQQQHLQRLHQQHQQQQMQNQAAQHLTQTPQALQLPVAAQQPQHHQQQQQQLQQQPLFGHDPAVEIPEEYFLLGCVFAIADYPEQMSDKQLLATWKRIIQAHGGTVDPTLTSRCTHLLCESQVSNMYAQALRERKRCITAHWLNAILKKKKMVPPHRALHFPVAFPPGGKPCSQHIISVTGFVDSDRDDLKLMAYLAGAKYTGYLCRSNTVLICKEASGLKYEKAKEWRIPCVNAQWLCDILLGNFEALRQIQHSRYTVFNLQDPLSPSQHLVLNLLDAWRVPLKVSPEILMGVRLPLKPKQNEASLQPSSKRARIEDLPPPTKKLTPELTPMVLFTGFEPMQVQQYIKKLYILGGEVADSAQKCTHLIASKVTRTVKFLTAISVVKHIVTPEWLEECFKCQKFVDEQNFVLRDAEAEVLFCFSLEESLKRAQVAPLFKGKYFYITPGICPSLSTMKAIVECAGGKVLSKQPSFRKLMEHKQNKSLPEIILISCENDLHLCREYFARGIDVHNAEFVLTGVLTQTLDYESYKFT; encoded by the exons cCTTCCTGGGTGATCTTGTCTGTTCGCTGTGGAGCTCTTCTGCC TGTAAATGGCTTTTCTCCAGAATCatgtcagattttttttggAGTCACTGCTTGTCTCTCTCAG GTTTCATCTGAAGACCGAAGTACGCTGTGGGCTTTGATTACTTTTTATGGAGGGAATTGCCAGCTGAGCCTCAATAAGAAATGTACTCACTTGATTGTGCCTGAGCCAAAGGGG gAAAAATATGAATGTGCTTATAAACGGAACAGCATTAAAATTGTGACCCCAGACTGGGTACTGGATTCTATAGCTGATAAGAGTAAAAAAGAAGAGACTCCTTATCATCCTCGTTTAATTATATacgaggaggaagaggaggaggaggaggaagaggaggaagaagcagaaaatgAAGAACAAGATTCACAAAATGAGGCTAGTACTGATGAAAAATTATCAAGCCCAGCATCTTCTCGAGAAGGATCACCTTTGGGTGATCAAGCTTTTTCACCAAAATCTACTACTGCTGATAAGGCAAAAGGGGAACTGATGTTCGATGATTCTTCCGATTCCTCTCCAGAAAAGCAAGAAAGGAATTTGAACTGGACACCAGCTGAAGTCCCACAGGCATCTGCAGCAAAGCGTAGGTTGCCTCAAGGGAAGGACTCCGGGTTGATTAATTTGTGTGCCAATGTCCCACCAGTGCCAGGTAACATTTTGCCTCCTGATATGAGAGGCAACCTCATGGCTTCAGTGCAAGGTGCCCAAAGTTCTGACCGCCAGGAAATGATGGCCACGTGGAGTCCAGCCGTGCGGACGTTAAGGAATATTACTAATAGTGCTGATATTCAGCAGATTAATAGACCATCAAATGTAGCACAT ATATTACAATCACTTTCAGCACCTACAAAAAGTTTAGAACAACAAGTAAATCATAGCCAACAGGGACATCCAAATGTGGTGCTGTTTAGTCAAGTGAAACTAACACCAGAGACACATTTATTGCAGCAGTCACATCAAGCACAGCAGCAACAGCACCATCCTCTTTTACACCTTCAACCTCAGCAACTtatgcagctccagcagcagcagcaaccccAGAtctcccagcagcctttccagcagcagcagcctcaccagtttccccagcagcagcagcagcagcaagtcCATCAGCAGCACCAgttctcccagcagcagctccagttcCCGCAGCAGCCGCTCCACgcgcagcagcagctgcaccgcCCTCCGCAGCAGCTCcagttccagcagcagcacgtgctgcaacagcagctgcaacagctgcagcagcaacagcagcagctgcaacagctgcagcagcagaacctgcaacagcagcagctgcaacagcaacagctgcaacatcagcagcagcagctgcagcagcagcacttacAGCGactgcaccagcagcaccagcagcagcaaatgcagAATCAGGCAGCGCAGCACTTAACTCAGACACCTCAAGCACTACAGCTTCCAGttgcagcccagcagccacaacaccaccagcagcaacagcagcaactgcagcagcagccgcttTTTGGGCACGATCCAGCAGTGGAGA TTCCAGAAGAGTATTTCCTACTGGGCTGTGTCTTTGCAATTGCTGATTACCCAGAGCAGATGTCTGACAAGCAGCTGCTAGCGACCTGGAAACGG ATCATCCAAGCACACGGTGGGACAGTGGACCCAACCCTCACGAGCAGATGTACTCACCTTCTGTGTGAAAGCCAAGTCAGTAACATGTATGCTCAG GCTTtaagagaaaggaagagatgTATTACAGCACACTGGCTGAATGCAATcttgaagaagaagaagatggTCCCACCTCATCGAGCCCTTCATTTTCCAGTGGCATttccaccaggaggaaagccaTGTTCTCAACAT ATAATCTCAGTGACAGGATTTGTTGACAGTGACAGAGATGACCTCAAGCTCATGGCCTACCTGGCAGGTGCCAAATACACGGGCTACCTGTGTCGCAGCAATACAGTTCTCATCTGCAAAGA GGCCAGCGGGCTGAAGTACGAGAAGGCCAAGGAGTGGCGGATCCCGTGCGTGAACGcgcagtggctctgtgacatcctGCTGGGCAACTTCGAGGCGCTGCGGCAGATCCAGCACAGCCGCTACACCGTCTTCAACCTCCAGGACCCGCTCTCCCCCAGCCAGCACCTGGTGCTCAACCTGCTGG ATGCTTGGAGAGTCCCATTAAAGGTGTCACCAGAAATTCTAATG GGAGTGAGGTTGCCTTTGAAACCAAAGCAGAATGAAGCCAGTCTTCAGCCGTCTTCCAAAAGAGCGAG GATTGAAGACCTGCCTCCACCTACTAAGAAACTCACCCCTGAGCTGACACCAATGGTGCTCTTCACAGGATTTGAACCTATGCAAGTGCAACAGTACATTAAG AAACTGTACATCCTTGGGGGTGAAGTAGCAGACTCTGCCCAGAAGTGCACCCATCTCATTGCCAGTAAAGTGACCCGAACTGTCAAATTCCTGACAGCAATTTCTGTAGTCAAGCACATAGTAACTCCAGAGTGGTTAGAAGAGTGTTTCAAATGCCAGAAATTTGTTG ATGAGCAGAACTTTGTGCTCAGAGATGCTGAAGCTGAAGTGCTTTTCTGCTTTAGTTTAGAGGAGTCTCTAAAGAGAGCACAAGTAGCTCCACTGTTCAAG gggaaatatttttacattacaCCTGGAATTTGTCCCAGTCTTTCCACCATGAAAGCCATTGTGGAGTGTGCAGGAGGAAAAGTATTGTCCAAACAACCTTCCTTTAGAAAACTCATGGAGCATAAGCAGAACAAA aGTTTGCCAGAGATAATCTTGATTTCCTGTGAAAATGACCTGCATTTATGTCGAGAATATTTTGCACGAGGCATAG ATGTCCACAATGCTGAGTTTGTCCTGACTGGAGTGCTTACTCAAACACTGGATTATGAATCATAT AAATTTACTTGA
- the PAXIP1 gene encoding PAX-interacting protein 1 isoform X2: MLADDEEELKVPEEMFKDVKFFVVGDIDPKVIQLLKAGKAKEVSYNALASHIISEDGDNPEVGESREVFDLPVVKPSWVILSVRCGALLPVNGFSPESCQIFFGVTACLSQVSSEDRSTLWALITFYGGNCQLSLNKKCTHLIVPEPKGEKYECAYKRNSIKIVTPDWVLDSIADKSKKEETPYHPRLIIYEEEEEEEEEEEEEAENEEQDSQNEASTDEKLSSPASSREGSPLGDQAFSPKSTTADKAKGELMFDDSSDSSPEKQERNLNWTPAEVPQASAAKRRLPQGKDSGLINLCANVPPVPGNILPPDMRGNLMASVQGAQSSDRQEMMATWSPAVRTLRNITNSADIQQINRPSNVAHQSHQAQQQQHHPLLHLQPQQLMQLQQQQQPQISQQPFQQQQPHQFPQQQQQQQVHQQHQFSQQQLQFPQQPLHAQQQLHRPPQQLQFQQQHVLQQQLQQLQQQQQQLQQLQQQNLQQQQLQQQQLQHQQQQLQQQHLQRLHQQHQQQQMQNQAAQHLTQTPQALQLPVAAQQPQHHQQQQQQLQQQPLFGHDPAVEIPEEYFLLGCVFAIADYPEQMSDKQLLATWKRIIQAHGGTVDPTLTSRCTHLLCESQVSNMYAQALRERKRCITAHWLNAILKKKKMVPPHRALHFPVAFPPGGKPCSQHIISVTGFVDSDRDDLKLMAYLAGAKYTGYLCRSNTVLICKEASGLKYEKAKEWRIPCVNAQWLCDILLGNFEALRQIQHSRYTVFNLQDPLSPSQHLVLNLLDAWRVPLKVSPEILMGVRLPLKPKQNEASLQPSSKRARIEDLPPPTKKLTPELTPMVLFTGFEPMQVQQYIKKLYILGGEVADSAQKCTHLIASKVTRTVKFLTAISVVKHIVTPEWLEECFKCQKFVDEQNFVLRDAEAEVLFCFSLEESLKRAQVAPLFKGKYFYITPGICPSLSTMKAIVECAGGKVLSKQPSFRKLMEHKQNKSLPEIILISCENDLHLCREYFARGIDVHNAEFVLTGVLTQTLDYESYKFT; the protein is encoded by the exons cCTTCCTGGGTGATCTTGTCTGTTCGCTGTGGAGCTCTTCTGCC TGTAAATGGCTTTTCTCCAGAATCatgtcagattttttttggAGTCACTGCTTGTCTCTCTCAG GTTTCATCTGAAGACCGAAGTACGCTGTGGGCTTTGATTACTTTTTATGGAGGGAATTGCCAGCTGAGCCTCAATAAGAAATGTACTCACTTGATTGTGCCTGAGCCAAAGGGG gAAAAATATGAATGTGCTTATAAACGGAACAGCATTAAAATTGTGACCCCAGACTGGGTACTGGATTCTATAGCTGATAAGAGTAAAAAAGAAGAGACTCCTTATCATCCTCGTTTAATTATATacgaggaggaagaggaggaggaggaggaagaggaggaagaagcagaaaatgAAGAACAAGATTCACAAAATGAGGCTAGTACTGATGAAAAATTATCAAGCCCAGCATCTTCTCGAGAAGGATCACCTTTGGGTGATCAAGCTTTTTCACCAAAATCTACTACTGCTGATAAGGCAAAAGGGGAACTGATGTTCGATGATTCTTCCGATTCCTCTCCAGAAAAGCAAGAAAGGAATTTGAACTGGACACCAGCTGAAGTCCCACAGGCATCTGCAGCAAAGCGTAGGTTGCCTCAAGGGAAGGACTCCGGGTTGATTAATTTGTGTGCCAATGTCCCACCAGTGCCAGGTAACATTTTGCCTCCTGATATGAGAGGCAACCTCATGGCTTCAGTGCAAGGTGCCCAAAGTTCTGACCGCCAGGAAATGATGGCCACGTGGAGTCCAGCCGTGCGGACGTTAAGGAATATTACTAATAGTGCTGATATTCAGCAGATTAATAGACCATCAAATGTAGCACAT CAGTCACATCAAGCACAGCAGCAACAGCACCATCCTCTTTTACACCTTCAACCTCAGCAACTtatgcagctccagcagcagcagcaaccccAGAtctcccagcagcctttccagcagcagcagcctcaccagtttccccagcagcagcagcagcagcaagtcCATCAGCAGCACCAgttctcccagcagcagctccagttcCCGCAGCAGCCGCTCCACgcgcagcagcagctgcaccgcCCTCCGCAGCAGCTCcagttccagcagcagcacgtgctgcaacagcagctgcaacagctgcagcagcaacagcagcagctgcaacagctgcagcagcagaacctgcaacagcagcagctgcaacagcaacagctgcaacatcagcagcagcagctgcagcagcagcacttacAGCGactgcaccagcagcaccagcagcagcaaatgcagAATCAGGCAGCGCAGCACTTAACTCAGACACCTCAAGCACTACAGCTTCCAGttgcagcccagcagccacaacaccaccagcagcaacagcagcaactgcagcagcagccgcttTTTGGGCACGATCCAGCAGTGGAGA TTCCAGAAGAGTATTTCCTACTGGGCTGTGTCTTTGCAATTGCTGATTACCCAGAGCAGATGTCTGACAAGCAGCTGCTAGCGACCTGGAAACGG ATCATCCAAGCACACGGTGGGACAGTGGACCCAACCCTCACGAGCAGATGTACTCACCTTCTGTGTGAAAGCCAAGTCAGTAACATGTATGCTCAG GCTTtaagagaaaggaagagatgTATTACAGCACACTGGCTGAATGCAATcttgaagaagaagaagatggTCCCACCTCATCGAGCCCTTCATTTTCCAGTGGCATttccaccaggaggaaagccaTGTTCTCAACAT ATAATCTCAGTGACAGGATTTGTTGACAGTGACAGAGATGACCTCAAGCTCATGGCCTACCTGGCAGGTGCCAAATACACGGGCTACCTGTGTCGCAGCAATACAGTTCTCATCTGCAAAGA GGCCAGCGGGCTGAAGTACGAGAAGGCCAAGGAGTGGCGGATCCCGTGCGTGAACGcgcagtggctctgtgacatcctGCTGGGCAACTTCGAGGCGCTGCGGCAGATCCAGCACAGCCGCTACACCGTCTTCAACCTCCAGGACCCGCTCTCCCCCAGCCAGCACCTGGTGCTCAACCTGCTGG ATGCTTGGAGAGTCCCATTAAAGGTGTCACCAGAAATTCTAATG GGAGTGAGGTTGCCTTTGAAACCAAAGCAGAATGAAGCCAGTCTTCAGCCGTCTTCCAAAAGAGCGAG GATTGAAGACCTGCCTCCACCTACTAAGAAACTCACCCCTGAGCTGACACCAATGGTGCTCTTCACAGGATTTGAACCTATGCAAGTGCAACAGTACATTAAG AAACTGTACATCCTTGGGGGTGAAGTAGCAGACTCTGCCCAGAAGTGCACCCATCTCATTGCCAGTAAAGTGACCCGAACTGTCAAATTCCTGACAGCAATTTCTGTAGTCAAGCACATAGTAACTCCAGAGTGGTTAGAAGAGTGTTTCAAATGCCAGAAATTTGTTG ATGAGCAGAACTTTGTGCTCAGAGATGCTGAAGCTGAAGTGCTTTTCTGCTTTAGTTTAGAGGAGTCTCTAAAGAGAGCACAAGTAGCTCCACTGTTCAAG gggaaatatttttacattacaCCTGGAATTTGTCCCAGTCTTTCCACCATGAAAGCCATTGTGGAGTGTGCAGGAGGAAAAGTATTGTCCAAACAACCTTCCTTTAGAAAACTCATGGAGCATAAGCAGAACAAA aGTTTGCCAGAGATAATCTTGATTTCCTGTGAAAATGACCTGCATTTATGTCGAGAATATTTTGCACGAGGCATAG ATGTCCACAATGCTGAGTTTGTCCTGACTGGAGTGCTTACTCAAACACTGGATTATGAATCATAT AAATTTACTTGA